The window CCGCCGGTGAGCATTCCGCTGGGTGAAACAATGATGCGCGGGCCCTTGAGCTGGTTGAGTTGTTTTGACTCGTCCGGGGTCACATGCAATTGGACATTGTCCGGGAAAAGCCGCTTTCGGCCGTCATCAACAAGATCATCATCGAGATTATGATCGTAGAGATGCTTGCTGTAGATGCTTGTCGCTTTCACCGCCATTGGACTGTCGATATGGATGGGCACCTCCGGGAGATCGCCCGACTTCATCATCCGTCGTAGAATTAAAGTAACAAGCTGTGACCGCCCCACGGCAAACGCGGGAATCAGAACCATACCGCCCCGCTTAAATGTCTTCAGAATCGGTTCTTTAAGCTGATCTTCGATTGATCCCTTTTCATGGATGCGATTCCCATAGGTCGATTCCACAACCAGGATATCGCATGGCGGCATTGGATCAGGGTCTGTGTGCAATGGAACGTCATAACGGCCCACATCACCGCTGAAAATGATTGTTTTCTGCGAGCCGTTGCTGTCTACGATGATTTCCAAAAAGGCGGAGCCAAGAATATGTCCGGCATTGTGAAAGCGAACCCTGATCCCACGCCCGAGGTCAAGCCATTTCTCATAATCGACGACACGGAACAGCTGCACCGCCGCCTCGGCATCCTTCACGGTATAAAGAGGCTCTGCCGGTTTATGCTTGCTGAAGCCCTTTTTATTCGCGAAGGCCGCGTCTTCTTCTTGAAGCTTGGCGCTGTCTTTCAAGATAAGATCGGTCAGCTCGCTTGTCGCTCGGGTGCAATGCACCGGGCCGGTGTAACCTTCTCTGGCCAGGCGGGGAAGATACCCCGAATGATCAAGGTGCGCATGCGTTAGAAGGATATGATTGATCTGCGATGGTTCAAAAGTCGGCTTCTTCCAATTCAGCTCACGGTGCGCCTTGAGTCCTTGAAACATCCCCACATCGATCAATGACCATATTTTATCGGCTTTTAGAAGGAAGCGGGAACCGGTAACGGTTCCCACACCGCCATGAAAGCCCAATGTTAACAGCTCGAAATTCCTTGATTGAGCCACTTTATTTTTGAACCTCATCTAAGATGTCCAGGAATTCATCATATGGGAGCGCCTGCCAACTTTCCGCACTGACGGCGCCTTCGGTCAACGAAATCAACGATACTTTGTGAGCTGTTTCCGCATCGGGTGCATCATAGATATCCATAAAGTCGTAGGCTCCGAGGAGCGCATAATGGGAGACCCATTTCACATCAGGACACTTCTCCTTCACTTTCTTAATCCAATCCTTCCCCATAGCTTTCCTGGCTTTGGCATCGACGAGGGACTCGGCCGACAGACAGGTCATCAGAATGAATCTCGGCATGATGTGCCTCCTTTCTTGGATCCATCATCCCACCCAACGTGCCGGGGCTCAAGACCGGATCGATTTGACCCCCCAAACTAAAATATATCGCACGACATGGCGGATGGGTCCTTTTCTGAGGTCCCGGCTCATTCGGCGAAGCCCCCTCTTAAAGGCGGCGTCGGAAATGAGATGCAGCGATGAGAAAGCTTTTTGCGGTAAGGGCCTATATCGGTCAGCACCGAGATCCATTCAACCTGCTGCTGGAACAGGCCGCCGAAGCCGGCATCTCGCATAAACGTCTGAAGCAGGGAGATCCGGGGATACCGGCCACATCGACATCGGCGGAGTCCGGGAAATAGGTGGGATATCATTGAGGTGATGGATCACATCGACACTGTATATGAGATCGAGGAAATCCCGCTTCGCGCAGAGATTTCCCGCCCTGGAGAGAGCGAAATGGATCGATTCCAGCTTCTTCCGAGCCTTGCCCAGCATCTCTTTGGACGGCCCAAACCCCCAGCATGTGCATTGGGTTGCACTTCTCAAGGCGGAAATATGATTCCCGGTCCCGCACCCGACCTCCAAAACCTTGGAGGTCGATGCCACGGCTCCCTGGTTGAGCAGAGTGTTAAAAACCACGGGATGGATCCCGCGGTGCTGGGCATATTCAGCGGCGATTCTGTTGTAATCAATTTATTGGGTCACGAGCCGCGTATCCTGTGCGCGCCTGCTCGGAATGGATCAAGGCGTGCACAGGATGTTCATCCCGCCCAAAGGGCCGTAAAGTTTACAGATCGCCTGTACAAAGCCTCATCAAATCTGAAACATTCTCCATCGAATCAAGCGCAAGAATCGCCCTGCGGATCTCATTCCGCCGCCCCACCGAGAAGGATGGCGACGCGAGCGCATCGAATTTGACCTGCAACTCCTCTTCCGTCATCGGATCGCGTGGGTCCCCCTTGGGGATATCGATCCGCTTTTCCAACTTCCGCCCGTCGATCGTCTCGATAGTGACCTTGCAGGGCTGAATTTCAGGAAAGAGCTTTTCGAATTCGGGATTCGCCGTGACCTTGATTTTGTTCAACTGCTCCCTGAGTTTTGGATTAAAAAGCATATCTTCCTGAAACTCAGGAGGCGTCACCCGGCCCTGGCTCAGCGCGGCGGAGATGCAATAAGGCAGCGAGTGATCTGCCGTTTCTTTCGACTGCGGATTGTACTTCGACGGATCGCTGAGAATATCCGCCGCCCGCGCGATCGATTCGATGTGCACCGTCTTGACATCGTCGGCTTTCAGGCTGTGTTCTTTGATCAGATCCAGAGTCGCCGTGATCGGAGCATGTGTCAGAGCCTCCGTCGGATAGGCTTTCATCCCGCATTGGCTGATCTTGAATGAGCCCCCCAAATCATTGATCAACTTTGAGTAATCCCAATCCGGTCCAAGGCAATGAACCATTCCTTCTTTTCCGTCCAAAACATTTTCAGGGCCTGTATAGCCGCCCTGCGCCAACAAGGCGCCCTCAACCCCGCAGCGGGTCGCCATCGGATCAACGGTGTTCTTCATCATCGTCAGTTTGCCGGCGACGGCGGCGCCGAGTGTCAGGTGATGACAGGCTGAAATGCCAAGTGCATGCTGCATTTTTTGCGCATCAAGATTGAGCATCCGGCCCGCAACGAGCGGGGCGGCATAGGCGGTGAGCGTGGCGTGATGCCATCCCCTCTCCCGGATCCCCGGCAGAGCGAACTCACAAAGACGCATTTCAATCTCATAGGCGAGTACGATACCGAGGATCAGATCCCGTCCCGAGAGCCCCTTCCACTCGCAGATCGAGAGAGCAGCCGGAATGATATCCGACGGATGCGAGGGATCCTGCTTCCAATAGATATCGTTATAGTCCATCGCCCTTATCATCAGGGCGTTCAAAAAGGCCGCCTCGATGACATGCGTTTTCTTCCCGGAGACAAAAACTGAAGCCTGCCCCACCGCTCTTTTGGACATCATCAACGCTTCGGCAATCCCGCAGTCTTCGGTCCGGGCGCCGCCGATAGCGCATCCGACGGAGTCGTACATAAATCGCTTAGCGGCATCGATAGCATCATCAGTGAGATGCTCATATTTCAATTGAGAAGCCCAATCAGCCAATGTCTTTGACAGAAACTCGGCCATCTTCCTCTCCTCTCAGGTAACACCGGCGGTTATCCCACCCGGCACTCAATCCGGTCTTCCAATTCCGTCATAAAATTCAGCCATTCAATTCAGTTATTTGACCAATTCAAAATCGGTGAAATCGGCGTGATGGAATACAATCGATTCCGGAAACCGCCTGACATGATCGCCTTCCTTTGAATGCGTGGCGACGACATGCATGACAGCATCGGATACGCCATGTTTATAACAGAGACCGACACCGCTAAAGGGATGGCGGAGATACTCCCCACCCCGGCCTTTGACGATTTTCCCATCCTTCTCGACATACTCCAAGCACTTCCCTACATCCGCCAGCATCGCGCCCGCAATCAGAATATCATGATCAACCTTGCAGCGATCATCATAGGCGTCTTTCAACACATCATACATGGCGATACACATCCGGCAGACGGTGCGGACATGCTCATTAAACATTATTCGAACATCATCCGCCAGCAGCGTGAACGGGATCCTCTTCATATCCTCCGGCTTCCACCCACCGAGCGTCAGGGCGTCTTCCCAAACATCCACAACCTGCTTGCGCAGGTTCTTGTCATGGATATCATTGATTTCGGGAAACATTTCGATAATCTGATCACGCATGATACTCCTCCTGTATCGTTCCAACGGCGCCGCCGGCGAAGCTATGCCAAACCCAACCGCTGTCTCAGAACCGCCTCAAAACCACCCAATGCCACTAACTCCTGAGCTACCTCCCGCAAGGGAGAAATTGAATACTTTTTGCCGTCAACGGATATTTCACTCGATTCGAAGTCAATCCGCGCTTTCATCGATGTCCGTATCGTCAAAGCCTTCATGTCGCAGTATTTCTCCCGCAGCTCCGTCACAAGCTCCGGGCATTCTACAACGATAAAACCATTGTTGAAAGCGTTGCGCTTGTACGTTTGCGAGTAGGATCCGGCAATAACCATCTGAATGCCGCGGTATTTTAACGCGGTCGCCGCCTGCTCCCTTGACGAACCGGAACCGAAGTTCCATCCGCCGACCAAAAGGTCGCCTACTTCAACAATATTTTGGAATTCGGGATCGTAGTTCAGCATTGCCGCTCGTCCCATCTCCTCGGGCGTAAGATTATCTTTGTAGGTAAAATCCTTGCCATAGATGCCGTCGGTATTGAGGTTGTCCTTCGGCACAAGAAGCAGCTCACCCTCGATGAAACCGGGGAAGCCGTCACGGATTTCGATCCTTTCTTTTACCTGGGCCTGCGGCGCATTGATCTTGACAGCGCCGCGCAGGCCGGCCGGCGCCATCGATTCGGGCGCCGCGATAATCCCTGCCATGGCCGATGCGGCCACGACGGCGGGAGAAGCGAGGTAAGCGAACGCCTCGGGAGAACCCATCCGTCCCTTAAAATTCCTATTGGTTGCTGAAACGGCGACTTCACCCGGCTCCAGCAACCCCTCACCCAGGCCGATACACGGACCGCATCCCGTTGGCAGCGCTATGGCGCCGGCCTTCATCAGGATGTCCCAATATCCAAGACGCTGGGCTTCGCTCTGCACAAACGCCGATGCGGCGGCGACGTACAACTTCACCTCAGGATGTACTTTTCCACCCTTGAGCACCCTCGCCGCTTCCGCCATATCCTCCAATCGTCCATTCACGCATGATAGCAGATAAGCCTTGTGGATCTTTACCTTTTGCCCGCTGATCTCGGACAAGGGTGTGATCTTTTTGACCTCGTTTGGCCCGGCCACATGCGGCGTCACCGAACCGAGATCAAAGGTAAACTCCTTGGCGTAGAAGGCATCGGGATCGGGTTGAGGATTCTCCGCTTCAAAGCGCCGGATAATTTCAGGAGTCAAGCGCGGATTAACAATACCCCGCTTCTTCATCTCCTCGGCGCGCATCACAAAGAAAGCCCGCGTCGTTTCATCATATGGGATCAATCCAACCAGGGCGCCCCACTCGGTCGTCATGTTGGAAATCGTCATCCGCTGATCCATCGAAAGGGAAGCGAGACCGTCGCCATCGAACTCAATCGCGCCGTTTAGAACTTCATCTTTGTTGAAGTAACCGATGAGAGCAATGATGACATCTTTGCCCGTGACGCCGGGCCGGAGGCGTCCCTCGAGATTGACCTTTACAATCTCGGGAACCTGCCACCATGTTCGGCCCGTCGCCCAGATAGCGGCGGCATCGGTGCGGACGACCGGCGTCCCCAGGGCCCCGACGGCTCCGTAGATATTGGAATGGGAATCGGATCCGACGACAAAAGATCCAGGTTGTACAAAACCATTCTCCAGCATGAGCTGGTGAACGATCCCCATCTTGGCGGGATGAAAGACAATTCCATGCTCTTTGGCAAACGCCTCGATCTTTGCATACTTCGCCAGATTCTCGGGCTCCTCGTTTTGAACGTCGTGATCGAGACCGTAGACCGGTTGCGCCGGATTATAAATCTTGGTCGCACCAATGGATTTGAACTTCGGGATGACGGCGCCGGTGTTATCATGGGTCATGACATGGGCTGGTTGGATCGTGAGAAAATCCCCCGATCGGACCTTGTAATTCTTAGGCAAACCGATGGCGAAGCGCTCAGCAATTTTCTCAATCCTGTTCTGTCCCATTAACCTCTATCTCCATGTGTTTCATTATGTTACAGACAATTTACGCCGGTCGGCCCAGGCGTCCGAGGTTCATTTCTATCCATAATGATGTGACTTCCGAGCATCGGGAATCCGATCTCGTGGGATCGGAGGGACCGATTCTACGGCCAGCCGACGCCAAAGCCTAACGACTCCAGGATCGTTTGGCAAGATAGGTAAGCTGTTTTGGGAGGTACATTTATCGGTCGACGGTTGACAACCTTGGAGGTATCGGAGGATGCTGATCCGGATAATCTCTCAGGGCATTCCTTTTCGGAAGTACTCTCGTTATCAGAAATCGGCCCTCTTTTCCAGAGAGCCGGTGAGGGAAGATAGGGTCTCTAAAGGGATCACAAAGGGATAACAGGGCCGATTGAGCCCCCTTGCCTTACGGGTCCCACCTAAGGAGAAACGCCATGCGAACCCCCCATTGTTCAACGCTATTCAATGTGGTCTTGGTCCTGTTTTTTTTGTGCGCCGCCACGGGTCTTGCCGCTGATGCCCCCCCCGATCAACCTCCGGGTGAAAAGTCGGAGGTTGTCGTCATGCCGAACAGCATGAGTGAGATCAAGGCCGAAACCCTCCCCGCAATGACGTTGGTGGCCTTGTCGATGTCCGGCTCGTATGAACAGCACGGCGCGGCGATCGGAAAACTCATGATGTACACAGGGATGAGTGGTTTCCAAATGACCGGGGGACCCTTCGGCATTTATCTCAACAGCCCGGAAGAGGTGGCCGAGGATTCATTACTTTGGCAAGTCTGTGTTCCCGTGGCCGGCGTGACGGCTGTCGAGAAGCCATATGAGCTGATTGAGATGCCGGAAATGCTTGCCGCCTACGGGATCTGTACAGGTCCGATTGAAACAACCGATCCTTGCTACGGCGTTCTTTTCGAGTGGATCGCAAAAAACAGCTACGAAACGGCCGGACCGTTACAGGAGCATTGGCTGACCGATGACCGGACCACACCGCCAGAGGAAAACAAGACAAAGATTGTCATTCCAGTCGTGAAGAAATAGGACTCAGCATCCTTGGTTTTGACCCCGGGCATGACCCGGGGTCAAATTTTACAGGACTCGGCCGATAGGTTTAGTACTTCGGCATCGTTGGATCAACCTCTTCCGCCCAGCCGACGATTCCCTTTTCGAGATTATAGACTTTATCAAATCCCATTTGCGCCAGGAATAGAGCAACCCCCCAGCTGCGAACGCCACCCTTGCAATAAACATAGGTTTCCTGTTTCGGATCCAATTCCTTATAACGCAAGGAAATCTCTTCCAACGACATCAAACGGGATTGAGGGATCGAGCAGATCATGGCCTCCTGTGGTTCCCGCACATCCAGAACAACAACTGGATCCCCGGCATCCAACCGCCTCTTTAACTCAACTGATTTAACATTTAAACTTGCAGGATCAATCACCGGACCCTCGCCGGATATGGTCCCAACGGGAAGACGCCTCAGCATCACTGCGGCCATTCGGCGGACTTCTTTCAAGGTCTCTTGGTCGTTTTGAATCTGTGTGATGCCGCAAAACTGCTCGTAATCGATCAGCTCCTTTTGAGTCGGCTCATCGCCGCAGAGCCCGCACTTTTTATTTTTGCTTAACCGGATCTCTCGAAATGTCATCGGCAGAGCATCGTAGAGCAATAACCGGCCGATGAGGGGTTCTCCCAAGCCGGTGAGCAGCTTCACGACCTCGGTCGCCTGAATCAAGCCAATGACCCCGGGCAGAATCCCCATCACGCCTGCTTCCATACAAGAAGGGGCGAGACCCGGCGGCGGCGGCTCGGGATATAGACACCGATAGCAGGGGCCCTCGGCGCCAAAAAAGACCGACACCTGTCCCTCAAAGCGGAAGATCCCGCCATAGACATCCGGCTTCTTCAGAAGAACACAGGCGTCATTGATGAGATACCGGGCGGGGAAATTGTCGGTGCCATCGGCGATGACATCGTATTCCTTGATGATCTCAAGGGCGTTCTCCGAATTTAGGAATGTCTCATGGCAATCGATCTGGACATGGGGATTGATATCCTGCAATGTCTCCTTCGCCGACTCGAGTTTCGGCCGATCAATATCCCTTGTGCCGTGTAAAATCTGACGCTGCAGATTCGACGCATCCACGACATCCAAATCGACGAGACCGATCCGCCCGACGCCGGTCGCCGCGAGATATAAAGCCAGAGGAGAGCCCAATCCCCCGGTCCCGACACATAGAACAGATCCAGCCTTCAAGCGCTTCTGCCCCGTTATCGTCATCTCCGGCAGAATAAGGTGCCGGCTATACCGCGCGACCTCAGCGTGGGTAAGTTGTACATTCGAAATATCCCGGGCCACGGCCCAGGAGGGCCATTTCGCCGTCATACGCTTGCTCCTTGTCTTGCTCGCTGTCTTGCCGCCTGTCTCACTCCTCCACCCCCCCGTCATCCACACGGATGTCTTCAGGATCAAAACCAGCACGATCGTTTCTTGGCCGCCAAGCAGTCACCGAACCGGTCCTCTTCGCGCTAATCTGAACTATCAGATAGGACCAATCGGCCACTGCATGCTGCGCATCGAATTCCGACGGTTCTGCGGGATGGTCGGGGTGGGAATGATAGACGCCGAGAATCTCCATTCCCTCACGCCGGGCCTTCTGGTCGCAATGAAAAAGGCTCTCAGGTGAAATGGTGTATCGTCTCCCGGCTGCTTCGCCTTTCTGAATGTTCTCAGCTTCCCAGGTTGCATGAACCCGCCGGACGTTTCCATCAAAGATCCCGAGAAGAAAACCACAGCACTCCATGGGATAGGCTCTTCGACCCCGGCGCTGTATTGTCTCAATCTGCTCTTGTTGAAGATGCAGGGTCATCTCAAAGCCTTCCAGGCATCCGTCAAGAAATCCGTCGCCTTTTCGACATGCGCCGCCTCTGTGTGTCGCCCCAGTGACAGGCGCAAGGCGCCCAACGCCCGAGACTCCGACAATCCCATCTTTAGAAGAATCTCAGATGGCTTCTCCTCACCGGCATGACAGGCCGATCCAGTCGAAGCGGCGAGGCCCGGACACTTCTCCAGCAAATGACGGCCTAGGACACCGGGGAATGAAACATTCAGTGTGTTCGGCAACACCTCAACAGGATGGCCATTGCGCTCGATTCCAGGGATTCTCTCCTTCAACATCCTTAAAAAAGTGTCGCGCAGCCGACGCGCATAGGGCTCATCCTCCGGCATTCGCTGATGGGCGAGACGGCACGCACAACCCAATCCGGCCATACCCGGGGCATTTTCCGTTCCGGCGCGGAGCCCTCGTTCCTGTCCGGCCCCAAGAATCAGCGGGACCATAGGCGTCCCGGCACGGATATAGAGAGCACCGATCCCTTTAGGACCGTAAAGCTTATGCCCGGCAACCGTCAGGAGATCGACATCTAGTGTCGTCACGTCAACGGGTATCTTTCCCACCGATTGAGCCGCGTCGGTATGCAGAATCGCTCCCCATGATTTCACACGCCGGGAGATCTCTTGGATCGGCTGCAGCGTCCCCACTTCATTGTTAGCGTGCATGATTGAGACAAGGGCGAGCCGCCCGCCACAGCTCAGATCTCGAACAGCCGTTTCAACATCCCCCGGATCGACCCTTCCAAACTTATCAACCGGGACCACCCGCAGTTGAACACCCCGCGCCGCCAACCAGGCCGCCGGTTTTACAATCGCTGGATGCTCCACGGCCGAGATAACAAGTCCGCCGAAGCGGTCCCCCAGCGCTTCAACAATCCCGCGCAACGCCTGATTATTCGACTCACTCCCGCCGCCGGTGATGAGGATCTCTTCAGGCGCGCAACCAAGAAGGGTGGCGATCTCGGCCCGGGCTGTGATCACCCGCGCTCTGGCGTTTAATCCATAGGGGTGATCGCTGGAAGGATTACCGAAATCTTCCGCCAGCACCTGAGACATGAGGTTCACAACCTCAGGCGCCACGGGTGTCGTCGCATTATGGTCCAAATAAATGGGATGCGATGCAGTGCCGTCCTGTTTCATGAATTCTTCCTCGTCAATTCGGGTATCTTGCCCGTTTCTCTATGACAGTGATATCCTGGCCAAGAAACTGGATATCAAATAATAAGTACATCTCTGAACCCGGCTCCCCCGCCGATTCTCCATGGAGGCCGCCCATGTCAAATATCATAAATGAGTTTCAGCATTTCATCGACGATTGTGTCGGGCGGATCGAACCGCTTTACAAGGAGATGTGCGAGTCGTATTGGCAGGCCAGCTTGACGGGGAAGGAAGAAGATGCGGCAAAAGCCGCCGCAATGGAAACGCGATTTCGCAAGATCTTTTCCAACGCCGGTAACTTGAGCCGGCTCAAGGCCTGGAGGGATTCCGGAGAAATCACCGAACCGCTGCTCGAACGTCAGTTGATTTTGCTCATCAATGCCCATCTCGAGAACCAGATGGATGCTGAAATGCTGCAGGAACTTGTTCAAAAGCAACGGGATATAGAGACGGCATTTTCGACCCACCGGCCGGAAGTGCACGGCGCAAAGATGACCGACAATGAGATCCGGCGGATCCTGAAGGAGAGCACAGACAGCCATGAGCGGCGCCGGGCTTGGGAAGGCAGCAAAGAGGTCGGCGCTCATGTCGCGGCGCAAATCTTAGAGCTGGCGGCGCTGCGCAACAAAGTGGCCCGCGATCTCGGTTTTGAAAACTATTATGTCATGGCGCTGGAACTTCAGGAGCAAACTGAGCAGGAAGTCATGGAGATCTGCCGAACGTTCGAGAAACTCTCCGATGCGCCGTTTCGCAAGCTCCGGCGGGAGATGGACGCCAAACTGGCGGCACGATTTGGGATCAGGCCGGATGAGATGCGGCCCTGGCACTATGAAGACCCCTTCTTCCAGGATGCCCCGGCGCTCGAGGATGCTGATCTTGATCCCCTCTTCGCCGGTCGGAATCTGGAAGAGATCACCCGGGACTTTTACGAGGGGATCGGTCTTCCGGTCGGCGACATCCTGAAGCGCTCGGACCTCTACGAGCGTGAAGGAAAGAACCAGCATGCTTACTGTATCGATGTCGACCGCAACGAAGATGTTCGCGTATTGTGCAACA is drawn from Candidatus Eisenbacteria bacterium and contains these coding sequences:
- a CDS encoding M2 family metallopeptidase, coding for MSNIINEFQHFIDDCVGRIEPLYKEMCESYWQASLTGKEEDAAKAAAMETRFRKIFSNAGNLSRLKAWRDSGEITEPLLERQLILLINAHLENQMDAEMLQELVQKQRDIETAFSTHRPEVHGAKMTDNEIRRILKESTDSHERRRAWEGSKEVGAHVAAQILELAALRNKVARDLGFENYYVMALELQEQTEQEVMEICRTFEKLSDAPFRKLRREMDAKLAARFGIRPDEMRPWHYEDPFFQDAPALEDADLDPLFAGRNLEEITRDFYEGIGLPVGDILKRSDLYEREGKNQHAYCIDVDRNEDVRVLCNIKPSTRWMSTMLHEFGHAVYDKYLDMKLPFLLRTASHTFTTEAVAMLMGRLAQEESWLREVLRVPQEKLSKVAVAARKQLRTQMLVSTRWMLVMIHFERELYRGTGTDLNSLWWDLVEQFQVIRRPEKRDAPDWASKIHIACFPVYYHNYLWGEFMASQLRGWIDREILPKNNTSIAGHPAVGRYLKEKIFSPGTGLRWDELLRRSTGESLNPEYFVKQFVEV
- a CDS encoding MmgE/PrpD family protein codes for the protein MAEFLSKTLADWASQLKYEHLTDDAIDAAKRFMYDSVGCAIGGARTEDCGIAEALMMSKRAVGQASVFVSGKKTHVIEAAFLNALMIRAMDYNDIYWKQDPSHPSDIIPAALSICEWKGLSGRDLILGIVLAYEIEMRLCEFALPGIRERGWHHATLTAYAAPLVAGRMLNLDAQKMQHALGISACHHLTLGAAVAGKLTMMKNTVDPMATRCGVEGALLAQGGYTGPENVLDGKEGMVHCLGPDWDYSKLINDLGGSFKISQCGMKAYPTEALTHAPITATLDLIKEHSLKADDVKTVHIESIARAADILSDPSKYNPQSKETADHSLPYCISAALSQGRVTPPEFQEDMLFNPKLREQLNKIKVTANPEFEKLFPEIQPCKVTIETIDGRKLEKRIDIPKGDPRDPMTEEELQVKFDALASPSFSVGRRNEIRRAILALDSMENVSDLMRLCTGDL
- the lysF gene encoding homoaconitase, whose product is MGQNRIEKIAERFAIGLPKNYKVRSGDFLTIQPAHVMTHDNTGAVIPKFKSIGATKIYNPAQPVYGLDHDVQNEEPENLAKYAKIEAFAKEHGIVFHPAKMGIVHQLMLENGFVQPGSFVVGSDSHSNIYGAVGALGTPVVRTDAAAIWATGRTWWQVPEIVKVNLEGRLRPGVTGKDVIIALIGYFNKDEVLNGAIEFDGDGLASLSMDQRMTISNMTTEWGALVGLIPYDETTRAFFVMRAEEMKKRGIVNPRLTPEIIRRFEAENPQPDPDAFYAKEFTFDLGSVTPHVAGPNEVKKITPLSEISGQKVKIHKAYLLSCVNGRLEDMAEAARVLKGGKVHPEVKLYVAAASAFVQSEAQRLGYWDILMKAGAIALPTGCGPCIGLGEGLLEPGEVAVSATNRNFKGRMGSPEAFAYLASPAVVAASAMAGIIAAPESMAPAGLRGAVKINAPQAQVKERIEIRDGFPGFIEGELLLVPKDNLNTDGIYGKDFTYKDNLTPEEMGRAAMLNYDPEFQNIVEVGDLLVGGWNFGSGSSREQAATALKYRGIQMVIAGSYSQTYKRNAFNNGFIVVECPELVTELREKYCDMKALTIRTSMKARIDFESSEISVDGKKYSISPLREVAQELVALGGFEAVLRQRLGLA
- a CDS encoding MBL fold metallo-hydrolase; this encodes MRFKNKVAQSRNFELLTLGFHGGVGTVTGSRFLLKADKIWSLIDVGMFQGLKAHRELNWKKPTFEPSQINHILLTHAHLDHSGYLPRLAREGYTGPVHCTRATSELTDLILKDSAKLQEEDAAFANKKGFSKHKPAEPLYTVKDAEAAVQLFRVVDYEKWLDLGRGIRVRFHNAGHILGSAFLEIIVDSNGSQKTIIFSGDVGRYDVPLHTDPDPMPPCDILVVESTYGNRIHEKGSIEDQLKEPILKTFKRGGMVLIPAFAVGRSQLVTLILRRMMKSGDLPEVPIHIDSPMAVKATSIYSKHLYDHNLDDDLVDDGRKRLFPDNVQLHVTPDESKQLNQLKGPRIIVSPSGMLTGGRVIHHLGWRLPDPKNLIILVGYQAMGTRGRALQDGAEVLRMHGREIPVRAEFLNLHGLSGHADQKEMMRWIKTSGRAPKEVFVVHGEPDSAAVLAKHIRKAIQAKTHRPRIGDEFDLNSLSTT
- the moeB gene encoding molybdopterin-synthase adenylyltransferase MoeB, whose translation is MTAKWPSWAVARDISNVQLTHAEVARYSRHLILPEMTITGQKRLKAGSVLCVGTGGLGSPLALYLAATGVGRIGLVDLDVVDASNLQRQILHGTRDIDRPKLESAKETLQDINPHVQIDCHETFLNSENALEIIKEYDVIADGTDNFPARYLINDACVLLKKPDVYGGIFRFEGQVSVFFGAEGPCYRCLYPEPPPPGLAPSCMEAGVMGILPGVIGLIQATEVVKLLTGLGEPLIGRLLLYDALPMTFREIRLSKNKKCGLCGDEPTQKELIDYEQFCGITQIQNDQETLKEVRRMAAVMLRRLPVGTISGEGPVIDPASLNVKSVELKRRLDAGDPVVVLDVREPQEAMICSIPQSRLMSLEEISLRYKELDPKQETYVYCKGGVRSWGVALFLAQMGFDKVYNLEKGIVGWAEEVDPTMPKY
- a CDS encoding class I SAM-dependent methyltransferase, with the translated sequence MVFNTLLNQGAVASTSKVLEVGCGTGNHISALRSATQCTCWGFGPSKEMLGKARKKLESIHFALSRAGNLCAKRDFLDLIYSVDVIHHLNDIPPISRTPPMSMWPVSPDLPASDVYARCRLRRPVPAAG
- a CDS encoding GyrI-like domain-containing protein; translation: MRTPHCSTLFNVVLVLFFLCAATGLAADAPPDQPPGEKSEVVVMPNSMSEIKAETLPAMTLVALSMSGSYEQHGAAIGKLMMYTGMSGFQMTGGPFGIYLNSPEEVAEDSLLWQVCVPVAGVTAVEKPYELIEMPEMLAAYGICTGPIETTDPCYGVLFEWIAKNSYETAGPLQEHWLTDDRTTPPEENKTKIVIPVVKK
- a CDS encoding M67 family metallopeptidase, whose amino-acid sequence is MTLHLQQEQIETIQRRGRRAYPMECCGFLLGIFDGNVRRVHATWEAENIQKGEAAGRRYTISPESLFHCDQKARREGMEILGVYHSHPDHPAEPSEFDAQHAVADWSYLIVQISAKRTGSVTAWRPRNDRAGFDPEDIRVDDGGVEE
- a CDS encoding cysteine desulfurase, whose translation is MKQDGTASHPIYLDHNATTPVAPEVVNLMSQVLAEDFGNPSSDHPYGLNARARVITARAEIATLLGCAPEEILITGGGSESNNQALRGIVEALGDRFGGLVISAVEHPAIVKPAAWLAARGVQLRVVPVDKFGRVDPGDVETAVRDLSCGGRLALVSIMHANNEVGTLQPIQEISRRVKSWGAILHTDAAQSVGKIPVDVTTLDVDLLTVAGHKLYGPKGIGALYIRAGTPMVPLILGAGQERGLRAGTENAPGMAGLGCACRLAHQRMPEDEPYARRLRDTFLRMLKERIPGIERNGHPVEVLPNTLNVSFPGVLGRHLLEKCPGLAASTGSACHAGEEKPSEILLKMGLSESRALGALRLSLGRHTEAAHVEKATDFLTDAWKALR
- a CDS encoding GYD domain-containing protein is translated as MPRFILMTCLSAESLVDAKARKAMGKDWIKKVKEKCPDVKWVSHYALLGAYDFMDIYDAPDAETAHKVSLISLTEGAVSAESWQALPYDEFLDILDEVQK